One window of Populus nigra chromosome 5, ddPopNigr1.1, whole genome shotgun sequence genomic DNA carries:
- the LOC133694553 gene encoding DAR GTPase 3, chloroplastic: protein MGVEVLGLWLPNPAVRFNRPPFLHLSPPTRASLVTPASLSSPPPTIQIVGGKSTPSWQGSGNDVYGGGGEETDWYDFETDLYHWTKPLRPVQWYPGHIAKTEKELKEQLKLMDVVIEVRDARIPLSTTHPQMDVWLGNRKRILVLNREDMISKADRNAWATYFARQGIKVVFSNGQLGMGTMKLSRFAKSLAASVNVKRREKGLLPRPVRAGIVGYPNVGKSSLINRLLKRRMCPAAPRPGVTRELRWVRFGNDLELLDSPGIIPMRISDQSAAIKLAICDDIGERSYDVTDVAAILVQILTKLPTVGAKALNNRYKMDADDFCGKIFVQKLSVHLFNGDTHQAAFRILSDFRKGKFGWAALERPPR from the exons ATGGGTGTAGAGGTCCTGGGACTATGGTTACCTAATCCAGCAGTCCGGTTCAACAGGCCGCCATTTCTTCACTTATCACCTCCAACCAGAGCATCACTTGTTACACcagcttctctctcttctccaccCCCCACCATCCAG ATTGTTGGTGGAAAAAGTACTCCAAGTTGGCAAGGAAGTGGAAATGATGTttatggaggaggaggagaagagacCGACTGGTACGATTTTGAAACTGATCTTTATCATTGGACCAAACCACTGCGTCCTGTTCAG TGGTATCCAGGTCATATTGCGAAAACGGAAAAAGAACTTAAAGAGCAACTCAAGTTGATGGATGTTGTCATTGAAGTTCGAGATGCCAGAATTCCCTTGTCTACTACCCATCCACAG ATGGACGTGTGGCTTGGAAATAGGAAAAGGATTTTGGTCTTGAATAGAGAAGATATGATATCTAAGGCAGACCGGAATGCCTGGGCTACTTATTTTGCAAGACAGGGAATAAAAGTAGTCTTTTCCAATGGCCAACTTGGAATG GGTACTATGAAGCTGAGCAGGTTTGCAAAGTCATTAGCAGCAAGTGTAAATGTCAAACGCAGAGAAAAAGGACTGCTTCCTCGTCCC GTTCGAGCTGGAATAGTCGGGTACCCAAATGTTGGGAAGTCATCCTTGATCAACCGTTTACTGAAGCGTCGAATGTGTCCAGCAGCTCCCAGACCTGGAGTTACAAGAGAGTTAAG ATGGGTTCGATTCGGGAATGACCTTGAGCTGCTAGACTCTCCTGGAATAATCCCAATGCGGATCAGTGATCAATCAGCTGCTATTAAGCTTGCTATTTGTGATGATATTGGAGAGAGATCCTATGATGTCACTGATGTTGCTGCAATTCTTGTCCAAATTCTGACAAAGCTCCCAACAGTGG GTGCAAAAGCTCTTAATAACCGCTACAAGATGGATGCTGATGACTTCTGTGGTAAAAT ATTTGTCCAGAAGCTTTCAGTTCACTTGTTCAATGGGGACACCCATCAAGCAGCTTTTCGCATCTTGTCTGATTTTCGAAAAGGGAAGTTTGGTTGGGCGGCTCTGGAGAGGCCTCCCAGGTGA
- the LOC133693562 gene encoding chloroplast stem-loop binding protein of 41 kDa a, chloroplastic-like yields MATLAPSSSSPIFSGPSSKLSQPSLSSGLSLSSFSQLSPLSSSLSISPSFSAYPTCSRRLFASSFPVKASAAEKKKILIVNTNSGGHAVIGFYFAKELLGSGHEVSILTVGEESSDKMKKPPFSRFSEIVGAGGKTVWGNPAEVGKAVEGATFDVVLDNNGKDLDTVRPVVDWAKSAGVKQFLFISSAGIYKPTDEPPHVEGDVVKADAGHVGVEKYIAEIFSSWAIFRPQYMIGSGNNKDCEEWFFDRIVRKRPVPIPGSGMQLTNIAHVRDLSSMLTLAVENPEAASGNIFNCVSDRAVTLDGMAKLCAQAAGLPVEIMHYDPKAVGIDAKKAFPFRNMHFYAEPRAAKDILGWQGTTNLPEDLKERFDEYVKIGRDKKPMQFEIDDKILESLKVPVAA; encoded by the exons ATGGCTACTCTTGCTCCTTCATCCTCCTCTCCCATATTCTCTGGTCCATCTTCAAAGCTTTCTCAACCTTCCCTCTCATCAGgcctttctctttcttctttctcgCAGCTGtctcctctctcttcttctctttcaataTCTCCTTCCTTTTCTGCTTACCCCACATGTTCAAGACGCCTCTTTGCCTCTTCTTTCCCTGTCAAGGCTAGTGCTGCTGAGAAAAAGAAGATCCTTATAGTTAATACGAACAGTGGTGGTCATGCAGTTATTGGGTTCTATTTTGCAAAAGAACTTCTGGGTTCTGGCCATGAAGTAAGTATCTTGACTGTTGGTGAGGAGAGTTCAGACAAAATGAAGAAGCCTCCATTCAGTAGATTCTCa GAAATTGTGGGTGCTGGAGGGAAGACGGTATGGGGGAACCCAGCAGAGGTAGGGAAGGCTGTGGAAGGAGCAACATTTGATGTGGTGCTGGATAACAATGGAAAGGACCTGGATACTGTAAG GCCTGTAGTAGACTGGGCCAAGAGTGCTGGTGTGAAGCAGTTCCTGTTCATCAGCAGTGCTGGAATCTACAAACCAACCGATGAGCCTCCTCATGTTGAAGGG GATGTTGTTAAAGCTGATGCTGGTCATGTTGGGGTGGAAAAATACATAGCAGAGATTTTCAGTAGTTGGGCTATATTCCGTCCACAATACATGATTGGATCTGGCAACAATAAAGATTGTGAGGAGTGGTTTTTTGATC GAATTGTCCGAAAAAGGCCAGTGCCAATCCCTGGTTCTGGGATGCAACTGACTAATATCGCCCATGTTAGGGACTTATCCTCTATGCTTACTCTAGCTGTGGAGAACCCAGAAGCTGCATCCGGCAACATATTCAACTGTGTAAGCGACCGTGCTGTGACCCTGGATGGAATGGCCAAACTCTGTGCACAAGCTGCAGGTCTGCCAGTAGAAATCATGCATTATGATCCAAAAGCTGTTGGAATTGATGCGAAGAAAGCTTTTCCTTTCCGAAATATG CACTTCTATGCAGAACCACGAGCTGCCAAGGACATCTTGGGATGGCAGGGCACCACAAACCTTCCTGAAGACTTGAAGGAGCGATTTGATGAGTATGTAAAGATTGGCCGAGACAAGAAGCCAATGCAATTCGAGATTGACGATAAAATACTTGAGTCGCTGAAAGTTCCAGTTGCTGCGTGA
- the LOC133694554 gene encoding cyclin-P3-1-like — METLSPDSGGMDSDIYRTLGLEELRKGAFRSPRVLMLLSSLLDRSVQKNEMLLETTQIKDVVTIFHGLRPPTVSIRNYVDRIFKYSACSPSCFVVAHIYMDRFLQQTDIHLTALNVHRLLITSVMIAAKFVDDAFFNNAYYAKVGGVSTEELNRLEMKFLFSIDFRLQVNVNTFGKHCYQLEKESAGGLQIERPIQACRIKESWSSKDDSTACSSTIAR; from the exons ATGGAAACTCTTTCACCTGATAGTGGAGGCATGGACTCGGATATCTATCGAACCTTGGGACTTGAGGAATTAAGAAAAGGAGCTTTCAGGTCTCCTAGGGTTTTAAtgcttctttcttctcttcttgatAGATCTgttcaaaaaaatgaaatgctaCTGGAGACAACGCAGATCAAAGATGTTGTTACCATATTTCATGGCTTAAGACCACCTACTGTAAGTATCCGGAACTATGTTGATCGAATCTTCAAGTACTCTGCCTGCAGCCCGTCTTGCTTTGTTGTTGCACACATTTATATGGATAGATTTCTCCAGCAAACAGATATTCATTTAACTGCCCTTAATGTTCACCGTCTCCTGATTACAAGTGTAATGATAGCAGCAAAGTTTGTAGATGATGC ATTCTTTAACAATGCCTACTATGCCAAAGTTGGAGGAGTAAGCACAGAAGAATTGAACAGGTTGGAGATGAAGTTTTTGTTTAGTATAGATTTCAGACTTCAAGTAAATGTCAATACATTTGGAAAACACTGTTATCAGCTGGAAAAAGAATCTGCCGGTGGGCTTCAGATTGAACGCCCAATCCAAGCATGTAGAATTAAAGAAAGTTGGTCAAGCAAAGATGATTCAACTGCTTGTTCTTCCACGATTGCAAGATGA
- the LOC133693958 gene encoding uncharacterized protein LOC133693958: MGRKPKYLLKLIERANVDESTVPSVPGMQLEPNNSNPSLQPESSNQPANATLEGVEPNLQMQSHFAKSYSRKTARQTCAKVRRSERLKNSVVFTHNQDLEHVIEEITLIGGEEGDGHADAKMSEHTSMGKNLEEKVDYILEMLEAQGKTADVKYKATKNSFSGSCSGGDDITYKSLYIDSQKKVEALMEENYQLNLKFQNALGKIEAYEKGNPMACDVLEKFNEILLSSLSKISAREAGLEHRTPAKRKTLDKQTRKN, from the exons AAACCTAAATATCTTCTGAAGCTCATAGAAAGGGCTAATGTG GATGAAAGTACAGTTCCTTCTGTTCCGGGCATGCAATTGGAGCCCAATAATAGTAATCCCTCCTTGCAGCCTGAAAGCTCAAACCAGCCTGCAAATGCTACCTTGGAGGGGGTGGAACCAAACCTCCAAATGCAATCACACTTCGCTAAATCATATTCAAGAAAGACAGCGAGGCAAACCTGTGCTAAGGTTAGGAGATCCGAGCGTCTTAAAAATTCAGTTGTGTTCACTCACAACCAAGATCTTGAGCATGTCATTGAAGAGATAACTCTTATTGGAGGCGAGGAAGGGGATGGCCATGCGGACGCAAAAATGTCAGAGCATACTTCAATGGGCAAAAACTTGGAAGAAAAAGTAGACTATATTCTGGAAATGTTAGAGGCACAAGGGAAGACCGCAGATGTGAAATATAAG GCAACCAAGAACTCCTTTAGTGGGAGCTGTAGTGGTGGGGATGATATTACATATAAAAGTTTGTATATTGACTCCCAAAAGAAG GTTGAAGCCTTAATGGAAGAAAATTATCAGCttaatttgaagtttcaaaatgCTCTTGGCAAAATAGAAGCA TATGAGAAGGGGAATCCTATGGCTTGTGATGTGCTGGAGAAGTTCAATGAGATATTGCTCTCAAGCCTTTCGAAAATCTCTGCACGGGAAGCCGGTCTTGAGCATAGGACTCCTGCTAAGAGAAAGACACTTGACAAGCAAACAAGAAAGAACTGA
- the LOC133693957 gene encoding uncharacterized protein LOC133693957: MAASVGSPSPAASLNKESTSLIVSSPLFCPASDKRFWSSLRGRIDTLLENRHCSVSIGQDQLNLDPSLGTNVRVGESDRAKRMKEDSLLLLRGFDSIAQNLSHLSSNLDNALQGARYLAEPPTLREIFHSRLENSEFRQEVVEKEKIEEGKKTRLKRKFDPDDGSEDQGNDFHKENEQCLEDKKLKKAKNLAVSMAKKTAALARELKSIKSDFCFMQERCALLEEENRRIRDGFCEGTRPEEDDLMRLQMEALLAEKSRLGNENANLKRENQCLHQLVEYHQITTQDLSASYERVIRGTCLDFSSPTSSLMEAADNEDDSEVAKTTSNIFGFATSLDESCHEEAGMSR, translated from the exons ATGGCTGCTTCAGTGGGTTCCCCGTCACCAGCTGCCAGCCTCAACAAG GAGTCCACAAGCTTGATAgtttcttctcctctgttttgtCCGGCATCAGATAAGCGTTTTTGGAGCTCTCTCCGTGGCCGGATCGACACCCTTCTTGAGAATCGGCACTGTAGTGTCTCGATCGGTCAAGATCAGCTCAATCTTGATCCTTCTTTAGGCACCAATGTG AGAGTAGGTGAATCGGATCGAGCAAAGAGAATGAAGGAGGATTCCTTACTTCTGTTAAGAGGGTTTGACTCCATTGCTCAAAATCTTTCTCATCTCTCTAGCAATCTGGACAACGCTCTTCAG GGAGCTAGATATCTAGCTGAACCACCCACATTGAGAGAAATATTCCACAGTAGGCTCGAGAACTCTGAGTTCAGGCAAGAGGTtgtagaaaaggaaaaaattgaagaaggGAAAAAGACAAGATTGAAGAGGAAGTTTGATCCAGATGATGGATCAGAAGATCAAGGAAATGATTTTCACAAGGAGAATGAACAATGTCTCGAAGATAAAAAGCTGAAGAAAGCCAAAAAT CTGGCAGTTTCCATGGCAAAAAAAACAGCAGCGCTTGCAAGGGAACTCAAGTCTATAAAATCTGATTTCTGTTTTATGCAAGAGCGATGCGCTCTGCTTGAGGAGGAAAACAGGAGAATTCGAGATGGATTCTGCGAGGGGACTAGACCAGAAGAAGATGACCTG ATGAGGCTTCAGATGGAAGCACTGCTTGCAGAAAAATCCAGGTTAGGAAATGAAAATGCTAATCTTAAGCGGGAAAACCAATGCCTTCACCAGCTTGTAGAGTATCACCAAATCACTACACAAGATCTCTCTGCATCTTATGAGCGAGTTATCCGTGGAACATGCTTGGACTTTTCTTCTCCAACATCCTCTTTGATGGAAGCGGCAGACAATGAAGATGACAGTGAAGTTGCAAAAACAACCTCGAATATTTTTGGATTCGCCACTTCTCTTGATGAATCCTGTCACGAAGAAGCAGGGATGAGCAGGTAA
- the LOC133694016 gene encoding RAN GTPase-activating protein 1-like, which yields MDSVTQTFQHRMSVKLWPPSQSTRLMLVERMSKNFITPSFISRKYGLLNKEEAEEGAKKIEEMAFAAANQHHEKEPDGDGSSAVQIYAKESSRLMLEVLKRGPKTQEDEEVKTVDEASAAVSNLFDISGGRREFISGEEAEELLKPLKVPGNLYTRICFSNRSFGLDAAHVAESILLSIKGQLTEVDLSDCVAGRPESEALEVMGIFSSALEGCKLRYLNLSNNALGEKGVRAFGMLLKTQNILEELYLINDGISEEAARAVCELIPSTEKLKVLHFHNNMTGDEGAAAIAEMLKQSNLLEDFRCSSTRVGLEGGVVLAEALGSCSHLRKLDLRDNMFGVEAGIALSKSLFAFADLTEVYLSYLNLEDEGAEALANALKESAPSLEVLDMAGNDITAKGASSLAACIVAKQFLSKLNLAENELKDEGAILIAKAIEAGHDQLNEVDLSTNAIRRAGARLLAQAVVHKPGFKSLNINGNYISDEGIDEVKDIFKSLPDVLGELDENDPEGEDLDEDAREEDEDEDAEDEDELESKLKGLEIKNEE from the coding sequence ATGGATTCTGTGACACAAACTTTCCAACATCGCATGTCTGTCAAATTGTGGCCTCCTAGTCAGAGTACCAGGCTAATGCTTGTAGAGCGGATGAGCAAGAACTTCATTACTCCATCCTTTATCTCCAGAAAGTATGGGTTATTGAACAAAGAGGAGGCTGAGGAGGGTGCCAAGAAAATCGAAGAGATGGCTTTTGCAGCTGCAAACCAGCACCATGAGAAAGAGCCGGATGGTGATGGAAGTTCTGCAGTGCAGATCTATGCTAAAGAATCTAGTAGGCTTATGTTGGAGGTTCTTAAAAGGGGGCCCAAAACACAGGAGGATGAAGAGGTGAAGACAGTTGATGAAGCTTCTGCTGCTGTTTCGAATCTGTTTGATATATCTGGTGGCCGGCGGGAATTTATTAGTGGGGAGGAGGCTGAGGAACTCTTAAAACCCCTCAAGGTGCCAGGAAACTTGTATACTAGGATATGTTTCAGTAATAGAAGCTTCGGCTTGGATGCAGCCCATGTCGCCGAATCCATCTTGTTGTCCATAAAGGGTCAATTGACAGAAGTGGACCTGTCAGACTGTGTTGCTGGAAGACCGGAATCAGAAGCTCTTGAAGTCATGGGTATATTTTCTTCAGCCCTAGAAGGTTGTAAATTGAGGTATCTGAACCTTTCAAACAATGCATTAGGCGAAAAGGGTGTCAGGGCCTTTGGGATGCTTCTCAAAACCCAGAATATTTTGGAGGAgctttatttaataaatgatGGTATTTCAGAAGAAGCTGCACGTGCAGTTTGTGAGCTAATTCCTTCAACTGAGAAGCTTAAGGTCCTTCATTTTCACAATAATATGACTGGAGATGAAGGTGCAGCTGCTATTGCTGAGATGCTGAAACAATCCAATTTGTTAGAGGATTTTCGATGTTCTTCAACAAGGGTGGGCTTGGAAGGGGGTGTTGTCTTAGCAGAAGCTCTTGGATCATGTAGCCATTTGAGGAAGCTTGATCTGCGTGATAATATGTTTGGTGTTGAAGCTGGTATAGCTCTGAGCAAGTCTTTATTTGCATTTGCAGATCTTACTGAAGTTTACCTCAGTTATCTGAATTTGGAGGATGAGGGGGCAGAAGCACTTGCTAATGCGTTAAAAGAATCCGCACCTTCACTGGAAGTTCTGGATATGGCTGGGAATGACATTACAGCCAAGGGTGCTTCTTCTTTGGCTGCCTGTATTGTGGCAAAACAATTTCTCTCCAAATTAAATCTTGCTGAAAATGAACTGAAGGATGAAGGTGCTATTTTGATTGCCAAGGCAATTGAAGCCGGTCATGACCAGCTAAATGAAGTTGATTTGAGCACTAATGCAATTAGACGTGCTGGGGCAAGGCTCTTGGCACAGGCTGTTGTGCATAAGCCTGGATTTAAATCGTTAAATATCAATGGTAATTACATATCTGATGAAGGGATTGATGAGGTGAAGGATATATTTAAGAGTTTGCCTGATGTGCTTGGAGAATTGGACGAGAATGATCCAGAAGGAGAAGATCTTGATGAGGATGCAAGAGAAGAGGACGAGGACGAGGAtgctgaagatgaagatgaattaGAATCAAAACTCAAGGGGCTAGAAATCAAGAATGAAGAGTAG